From one Trifolium pratense cultivar HEN17-A07 linkage group LG1, ARS_RC_1.1, whole genome shotgun sequence genomic stretch:
- the LOC123884713 gene encoding protein CHAPERONE-LIKE PROTEIN OF POR1, chloroplastic codes for MTATTATIPVRSDRISAGSPFPRPPPVHQLRKPILTEPWRTAPLQRRWRHASTRRSVVGPVHASSRADDSAPFEMSVENALKLLGVSEGASFDDILRAKNSIVASCKDDQETISQVEAAYDMLLMQRLTQRRAGKVVNSNVRYADVKRVQSQVNGSMPQWMQSTMKNSPVSIESPSTSDLGLQAGVYGALMGLTYISGSSMPPAGYAGADVPGLILAGSFGASLYFMTKKNVKLGKATVITIGGLIAGAVVGSVVENWLQVDIVPFLGIHSPAAVVSEVIIFSQFLVSLYLR; via the exons ATGACTGCCACAACAGCCACTATCCCCGTCCGGTCCGACCGTATCTCAGCCGGTTCACCATTCCCTAGACCACCACCGGTTCATCAACTCAGAAAACCGATCCTAACCGAACCTTGGCGTACTGCGCCTTTACAAAGACGGTGGAGGCACGCGTCAACGAGGAGAAGCGTAGTAGGTCCAGTTCACGCGAGTTCACGAGCTGATGACTCAGCACCGTTTGAGATGTCGGTAGAAAACGCGCTCAAGTTGTTAGGTGTATCAGAAGGTGCTTCCTTCGATGATATACTACGCGCCAAAAACTCTATTGTTGCTTCTTGTAAAGATGACCAAGAAACCATTTCTCAG GTAGAGGCTGCATATGATATGTTACTTATGCAGAGGCTAACCCAGCGGCGAGCAGGAAAAGTAGTGAACAGCAATGTTCGTTATGCTGATGTAAAGCGTGTTCAGTCCCAGGTTAATGGTTCAATGCCTCAATGGATGCAATCCACCATGAAGAATTCACCAGTTTCAATTGAGTCACCTTCCACCAGTGATTTGGGTTTACAAGCTGGAGTGTATGGTGCACTGATGGGTTTAACCTATATTAGTGGTTCTTCTATGCCCCCTGCAGGTTATGCCGGGGCCGATGTTCCGGGACTTATATTGGCTGGTAGCTTTGGAGCTTCCCTGTACTTTATGACAAAAAAGAATGTTAAGTTAG GAAAGGCAACTGTTATTACTATAGGAGGGCTCATAGCTGGCGCTGTTGTAGGTTCAGTTGTAGAGAACTGGTTGCAGGTAGATATTGTCCCATTTCTAGGCATACACTCTCCTGCTGCTGTTGTTAGTGAAGTTATAATTTTCTCTCAATTCTTGGTTTCTCTGTACTTAAGGTAG